In a single window of the Microcoleus sp. FACHB-672 genome:
- the hetR gene encoding heterocyst differentiation master regulator HetR — protein MTNDLDLIKRLSPSAMDQIMFYLAFSAMRTSGHRHGAFLDAAATAAKCAIYQTYLEQDQNLRMTGHLHHIEPKRVKAIVEEVKEALTHGKLMKMLGSQEPRYLIEFPYVWLEQYSWMPGRPRIPGTSLTSEEKRQIEQKLPPNLPDAQLINSFQFMEMIEFLYARHQEDYPPERRLPLSEALAEHIKRRLICAGTVAKIDSPWGMPFYALTRASYSPSGEEERTFIMVEDTARYFRLMKDWAERQPKKVMRILEELDIPADRIDQAMEELDEIIRAWADRYHQQGENTMILQMVFGPKED, from the coding sequence ATGACCAACGACCTCGATCTGATCAAACGCCTTAGCCCCAGTGCAATGGATCAGATCATGTTTTATCTTGCATTCAGTGCCATGAGAACCAGTGGGCACCGGCACGGAGCGTTTCTAGATGCAGCCGCTACGGCGGCCAAGTGTGCCATTTACCAGACCTATCTGGAGCAGGATCAGAATCTGCGGATGACGGGGCACCTCCACCACATTGAACCTAAGCGGGTTAAGGCGATAGTGGAGGAAGTCAAAGAGGCACTGACGCACGGCAAACTCATGAAGATGCTTGGCTCTCAAGAGCCGCGCTATCTAATTGAGTTTCCCTATGTGTGGCTGGAACAGTATTCCTGGATGCCGGGACGCCCGCGCATTCCTGGCACCAGTCTCACTTCTGAAGAAAAGCGACAGATTGAACAAAAACTGCCGCCTAACCTGCCTGACGCGCAACTGATCAACTCTTTCCAGTTCATGGAAATGATTGAATTCCTTTACGCTCGCCATCAGGAAGATTATCCCCCAGAGCGGCGTCTGCCCTTGAGTGAAGCGTTAGCAGAACATATTAAGCGACGCTTAATTTGTGCCGGCACTGTCGCAAAAATTGATTCTCCTTGGGGAATGCCTTTCTATGCTCTCACCCGTGCTTCTTACTCGCCTTCGGGTGAAGAGGAGCGGACTTTCATCATGGTGGAGGATACCGCCCGGTATTTCCGGCTGATGAAGGATTGGGCGGAACGGCAGCCAAAGAAGGTGATGCGGATTTTAGAAGAACTCGATATCCCAGCTGATCGCATCGATCAAGCGATGGAAGAGTTGGATGAAATTATCCGTGCCTGGGCCGATAGATACCATCAGCAGGGTGAGAATACGATGATTCTGCAAATGGTTTTTGGCCCGAAGGAGGATTAA
- the patX gene encoding heterocyst-inhibiting protein PatX, giving the protein MRTCAFIVLSSLLLVGFVVDSLGIGSDSTELLQATSFRHATQAENEEEISPHRGSGRVGG; this is encoded by the coding sequence ATGCGGACTTGCGCCTTTATCGTCTTATCAAGTTTGCTGTTGGTTGGCTTTGTCGTTGATTCCCTAGGGATAGGTTCCGATTCGACTGAGTTGCTTCAAGCCACTTCTTTTCGCCACGCAACACAAGCGGAAAACGAGGAGGAGATTTCTCCTCATCGGGGTAGTGGGCGAGTGGGTGGCTGA